A part of Candidatus Bathyarchaeota archaeon genomic DNA contains:
- a CDS encoding LEA type 2 family protein translates to MMLKLRSNRKGSLKLVAAIVAVIVLVALVALAVYYYSAYHNLGFQLNSVSLGSVSTSVLTLNFAIDVNNTNLLPIYIPSGSFDIYVNDQYLGKGTFNSLTVEGSSVGQIKAPVTFNVSDVPAVAAGILGGGGTVTVTIEGSADLWLLRVPFSSTLYDAKLI, encoded by the coding sequence ATGATGCTTAAACTGCGGTCCAACAGGAAAGGCTCACTTAAACTAGTCGCCGCCATAGTCGCAGTGATAGTTCTGGTTGCCCTGGTCGCTTTAGCCGTCTACTACTACAGCGCCTACCACAACCTTGGCTTCCAGCTAAACAGCGTATCTTTAGGCAGCGTAAGCACATCGGTTTTAACCCTTAACTTCGCCATCGACGTAAACAACACGAATTTGCTGCCCATCTACATTCCAAGCGGAAGCTTCGACATATACGTAAACGATCAATACCTGGGAAAAGGCACGTTTAATTCACTAACCGTGGAAGGAAGCAGCGTCGGCCAAATTAAAGCCCCTGTGACCTTTAACGTTTCAGACGTGCCCGCAGTCGCCGCTGGAATTCTGGGCGGCGGCGGAACCGTAACAGTGACCATCGAGGGATCAGCTGACCTGTGGCTTTTACGTGTCCCCTTCTCCTCTACACTCTACGATGCAAAACTCATCTAA
- a CDS encoding DUF3786 domain-containing protein, whose amino-acid sequence MAKINLAADIAEKLEQLLGASYDFLGFTLKLKSATITDNLQSTNIAELHYRLIAPMLSHYAIGKHTPLTGKLLKFKDIPGGYAYEDAFINRAIKPIEDVFGEDPKELLDAAGRLGGKPLAFGDASAEINTLKGIPLTYILYEADEFPASASILYDSSASDYLPTEDLAVLGEFASMRLIEAKR is encoded by the coding sequence ATGGCCAAAATTAACCTCGCCGCAGACATCGCAGAGAAACTTGAGCAGCTTCTCGGCGCATCCTATGATTTTTTAGGATTCACCTTAAAACTGAAATCAGCCACCATAACCGACAACCTCCAAAGCACCAACATAGCAGAGTTGCACTACAGGTTAATCGCGCCGATGCTTAGCCACTATGCAATCGGCAAGCATACACCGTTAACGGGTAAACTGCTTAAATTCAAAGATATCCCAGGTGGTTACGCCTATGAGGATGCCTTCATTAACCGAGCAATCAAACCCATAGAAGATGTCTTCGGCGAGGACCCCAAGGAACTGTTAGATGCGGCAGGTCGTTTAGGCGGCAAACCATTAGCTTTTGGCGACGCTTCTGCAGAGATAAACACGCTTAAAGGCATCCCCTTAACCTACATTCTCTACGAGGCAGACGAGTTCCCAGCCTCCGCCAGCATACTTTATGATTCATCCGCAAGCGACTATTTGCCCACGGAAGATTTGGCGGTTCTGGGTGAATTCGCATCGATGCGCTTAATAGAAGCAAAAAGATAA
- a CDS encoding SemiSWEET transporter gives MDIISMIGLVAAALSTISLLPQLIRVWKTKSVKDLSTAMCSIMCTSVVLWLTYGLLAADTPLMASNSVVLAQTVAILGLKAKYGFQPAQGSKFTKLATKLRLQKPKDENVDQQGASTELQFLL, from the coding sequence ATGGACATTATTTCCATGATAGGATTAGTAGCCGCTGCGTTAAGCACCATTTCTTTGCTTCCACAGCTAATAAGAGTCTGGAAAACAAAATCAGTTAAAGACCTATCCACAGCAATGTGCAGCATCATGTGCACATCAGTCGTGCTATGGCTAACATACGGTTTGCTAGCCGCTGACACGCCACTTATGGCATCCAACTCCGTGGTGCTGGCACAAACCGTAGCAATCTTGGGCTTAAAAGCGAAATATGGCTTCCAACCCGCCCAAGGTAGTAAATTCACAAAATTAGCCACTAAATTACGCCTGCAGAAACCCAAAGACGAAAATGTCGACCAGCAAGGTGCAAGCACTGAACTTCAATTCCTCCTATAA
- a CDS encoding DUF5752 family protein: MITQENETKDSSTILRTVPFESGFHFRTEQGTYTGLTATSLQDFASKLNDVEDESVSYHYYRGDFQRWIEDTLGDKEFADSLCFIDRDISVSELKAELLKLLDKRITELEGLKWVETEGI, translated from the coding sequence TTGATAACACAAGAAAACGAAACAAAGGATAGTTCAACCATCCTTAGGACCGTTCCGTTTGAAAGCGGCTTCCATTTTAGAACCGAGCAGGGAACCTACACGGGATTAACCGCTACCAGCCTTCAAGACTTCGCCTCTAAACTAAATGATGTGGAGGATGAATCGGTCAGCTACCACTATTACCGCGGCGACTTTCAACGCTGGATAGAGGACACCTTAGGCGACAAAGAATTCGCTGATAGCCTATGCTTCATAGACAGAGACATCAGCGTAAGCGAACTTAAAGCGGAACTGCTCAAGCTGCTGGATAAAAGAATCACCGAGCTTGAAGGGCTAAAGTGGGTTGAAACCGAGGGCATTTAG
- a CDS encoding polysaccharide deacetylase family protein: MIALPELISNVNWLLSNPIDLKGLTGDIWAWASVPHVKGVLSELLAVLKKHDVSATFFISGVCARQNREEVRGIAEAGHEIGLHGYRHVPYDMPKAEMLRDMAEAVSVFREMSIGVTGFRAPWLISNEDTYRTAQRFGLTYVSNYSAKKGPQKLEKYNLVELPIYLEDQSLLKSNAVQILLDSAQAGRVFEFHLLYVRRSMQILDEFLGKLEIDATTLSEVAAGQGGVGLSFDIAYLNRMELIKKLLS; encoded by the coding sequence TTGATTGCTTTGCCTGAGCTGATTTCAAACGTGAACTGGCTGCTTTCAAACCCCATCGACTTAAAGGGGCTAACAGGGGATATTTGGGCTTGGGCATCGGTTCCCCATGTAAAGGGGGTTTTGAGTGAGCTACTGGCAGTTCTTAAAAAACACGATGTTTCTGCAACTTTTTTTATTTCAGGGGTCTGCGCCCGGCAGAACAGAGAGGAGGTGCGTGGGATAGCTGAGGCTGGACACGAGATAGGGCTCCATGGCTATAGACACGTCCCCTATGATATGCCCAAAGCCGAAATGCTCCGGGACATGGCGGAAGCAGTTTCGGTTTTCCGGGAAATGAGCATCGGCGTCACCGGTTTTAGGGCGCCATGGCTAATTTCCAACGAAGACACCTACCGCACAGCTCAACGGTTCGGCTTAACGTATGTGTCTAATTACAGCGCCAAAAAAGGTCCCCAAAAACTCGAAAAGTACAATCTGGTGGAGCTGCCGATTTACCTTGAAGACCAGTCGCTGCTGAAAAGCAACGCCGTGCAGATTCTGCTGGACTCGGCCCAAGCAGGAAGAGTGTTCGAGTTTCATCTGCTGTATGTGCGGCGCAGCATGCAGATCCTCGATGAATTTCTAGGCAAACTGGAAATCGATGCAACAACCCTCTCTGAAGTTGCCGCTGGACAAGGTGGTGTGGGATTGTCGTTTGATATTGCGTATTTGAATCGGATGGAGTTAATTAAAAAGCTGCTTTCCTGA
- a CDS encoding radical SAM protein, with protein sequence MSELFLNLKDVDFQYKSKVFFGILSKRAMAGPYLVVVASQYRCNHQCIFCKWFSPMAKKTNPANSSINMDVYRQLIDELAALGTKVILIGNNEEPFMDNQLTEKIQYAKQHGLGCFVITNGSLLTQEKAEKLVDYRLDYLNVSLNAATPQTYPRINTTATDKTFSQIVSTVSFIEKLKEEKESLFPRIRLSMVVCNRNYQDIGEFVELCKRAGVRSARIKRLICSSKEMEDELELSARQEQETKDQLTSALKSAEKYGVSIDMEWSEWDNSQETELKESLPCYYGWLFSVVDADGSVYPCCFPANGASCGFGNINQTGFRNIWFSEKYRQFRKKSSDIEGRRQMGYQCNQPSCFFNNMQVHEILHKPHRFLTQL encoded by the coding sequence TTGAGTGAACTCTTCCTGAACCTTAAAGACGTAGATTTCCAGTATAAATCAAAGGTTTTCTTTGGAATACTATCAAAAAGAGCCATGGCTGGCCCATACTTAGTTGTGGTGGCAAGCCAGTACCGATGCAACCACCAATGTATATTCTGCAAGTGGTTCTCACCGATGGCAAAAAAGACAAACCCGGCTAATTCAAGCATAAACATGGACGTTTACAGGCAGCTTATAGATGAGTTAGCCGCGTTAGGCACCAAGGTCATCCTAATCGGCAACAATGAAGAACCATTCATGGATAACCAGTTGACCGAGAAGATTCAATACGCCAAGCAACATGGCTTAGGCTGCTTCGTGATAACCAACGGTTCCCTGCTGACCCAAGAGAAAGCAGAGAAACTCGTGGACTACCGGCTTGATTACCTTAACGTGAGTTTAAACGCGGCGACACCCCAAACTTACCCGCGAATAAACACAACTGCAACCGACAAAACCTTCAGCCAGATAGTCTCGACGGTTTCTTTTATCGAGAAACTAAAAGAAGAAAAAGAGTCACTATTTCCCCGCATCCGTTTATCGATGGTGGTTTGCAACCGTAACTATCAGGACATCGGAGAATTCGTTGAGTTATGCAAGCGGGCTGGGGTGAGAAGCGCGCGGATAAAGCGGCTGATTTGCTCCTCAAAAGAAATGGAAGATGAGCTTGAGCTTTCCGCTAGGCAGGAGCAGGAAACCAAAGACCAACTGACTTCGGCCCTAAAATCCGCGGAAAAATACGGCGTCAGCATAGATATGGAATGGTCAGAATGGGATAACTCACAGGAAACAGAGCTTAAAGAGAGCCTGCCATGCTATTACGGTTGGCTCTTCAGTGTGGTGGATGCAGATGGCAGCGTGTATCCCTGCTGCTTCCCAGCGAACGGCGCATCATGCGGTTTTGGCAACATCAACCAAACGGGTTTCCGCAACATCTGGTTCTCCGAGAAATATCGACAATTCCGAAAGAAAAGCAGTGACATCGAGGGACGAAGACAAATGGGATATCAGTGTAATCAGCCCTCATGCTTCTTTAACAACATGCAGGTTCATGAAATTCTGCATAAACCCCACCGCTTCCTAACACAGCTATAA
- a CDS encoding glycosyltransferase family 4 protein gives MRILIFNWRCWLNPEMGGAEVFTCEVAKRWVKAGHEVTLFTAAFAGCKGEETLDGVRVVRSGGRFSVYNEAKRFFKKSLKNEHFDLVVDEINTRPFFAPKFLENGEHVVALIHQLAREYWYLETGFPMNAVGYRLEDRWLRRYVDVPTVTVSESTRMDLATLGFKHVSVVPEGLNFKPLPTLPQKSSHPVIVYSGRLKKAKRPSHAIAAFEKVKQKVPEAELWIIGDGPIRCELERLAGEGVRFLGRIADDERRRLIAQGWVLVHPGIREGWGLNVIEANALGVPAVAYDVPGLKDSVQHNRTGLLVDSGNVAALADALTALLSDGDLRAELSRNALKYSRGFSWDRTAEELLKFALEAGRK, from the coding sequence ATGCGGATTCTGATTTTTAATTGGCGCTGCTGGCTAAACCCCGAGATGGGCGGCGCTGAGGTCTTCACATGTGAGGTTGCCAAGCGCTGGGTTAAGGCTGGACACGAAGTGACCCTGTTTACCGCTGCCTTCGCCGGCTGCAAAGGCGAGGAAACCCTCGATGGGGTGAGGGTTGTTAGGTCAGGCGGTCGCTTCTCAGTTTACAATGAAGCCAAAAGGTTCTTCAAAAAAAGCTTAAAGAACGAACACTTTGACTTGGTAGTTGACGAAATCAACACGCGCCCCTTTTTTGCTCCAAAATTCCTTGAAAACGGTGAGCATGTGGTGGCTTTGATTCATCAGCTGGCCCGCGAGTACTGGTACCTCGAAACAGGCTTTCCCATGAACGCCGTGGGCTACCGCCTCGAGGACAGGTGGCTGCGCAGATACGTCGATGTGCCGACGGTCACGGTGTCAGAGAGCACCCGCATGGATCTGGCAACTCTGGGTTTCAAGCACGTTTCCGTTGTACCTGAAGGCTTAAACTTTAAGCCCCTACCTACGCTGCCCCAAAAAAGCAGTCATCCCGTAATCGTTTATTCCGGGCGACTAAAGAAAGCCAAACGGCCAAGCCACGCCATAGCTGCCTTCGAAAAAGTAAAACAGAAGGTTCCCGAGGCAGAACTCTGGATCATCGGCGATGGACCCATCAGGTGTGAGCTAGAGAGGCTGGCGGGTGAAGGCGTGAGGTTTCTTGGGCGAATAGCTGACGATGAACGCCGCAGGTTGATAGCGCAGGGTTGGGTGCTGGTTCATCCGGGAATCCGCGAGGGCTGGGGCTTAAACGTTATTGAAGCTAATGCTCTGGGGGTGCCCGCTGTGGCTTATGATGTGCCGGGGCTGAAGGATTCCGTGCAGCATAACCGAACAGGGCTGCTGGTGGATAGCGGAAACGTGGCGGCCTTAGCGGATGCACTTACCGCTTTACTTTCGGATGGCGATTTAAGGGCAGAACTATCCCGAAACGCGTTAAAGTACTCACGTGGGTTTTCATGGGACCGTACAGCTGAGGAGTTGCTTAAATTTGCCTTGGAAGCAGGACGAAAATGA
- a CDS encoding glycosyltransferase, with amino-acid sequence MEQIELSIVVPAFNEENSIESALINIEALFSQEHKTYEIVVVNDGSKDNTLPKTLMYAQKNGHVKIHSYSTNNGKGYAVKAGFMRSSGDVVVFADSDLEIGLGMISRYIEALSQSDIVIASKWHPQSRVEISALRRILSHSFNVLVKIMIGVNIRDTQVGLKAMKKSSFERIIPWLTVKRFAFDVELLAAANLHGLKIVEMPVQLKLNACPKFREIFEMFTDLLRMTWRIRVLRIYGKIDTKKRGPAEAA; translated from the coding sequence ATGGAGCAAATTGAACTCTCAATCGTGGTCCCTGCGTTTAACGAGGAAAACTCCATCGAATCTGCCCTAATCAACATAGAGGCGCTTTTCAGTCAGGAACACAAAACCTACGAAATCGTTGTGGTTAACGACGGCAGCAAAGACAACACCCTGCCTAAGACACTTATGTATGCCCAAAAGAACGGTCACGTGAAAATCCACAGTTACAGCACCAACAACGGCAAAGGCTACGCAGTTAAGGCGGGTTTTATGAGAAGCAGCGGGGACGTGGTGGTTTTCGCTGACAGCGACTTAGAGATAGGTTTAGGCATGATTTCACGCTACATCGAGGCGCTCAGCCAAAGCGACATAGTTATTGCTTCTAAGTGGCATCCGCAGTCCCGCGTAGAGATATCGGCCCTGCGAAGAATCCTTAGCCATTCCTTCAACGTCTTGGTTAAGATAATGATTGGCGTGAACATCAGAGATACCCAAGTGGGGCTTAAAGCCATGAAGAAGAGTTCTTTTGAGCGGATTATTCCATGGTTAACGGTTAAGCGGTTTGCTTTTGATGTTGAATTGCTTGCCGCCGCTAACCTGCACGGGTTAAAAATAGTTGAGATGCCCGTTCAGCTTAAGCTAAACGCCTGTCCAAAATTCAGAGAAATCTTCGAGATGTTCACTGATTTGCTTAGAATGACCTGGCGAATACGGGTGCTTAGGATATATGGAAAAATAGATACCAAAAAAAGAGGGCCTGCAGAGGCGGCTTGA
- a CDS encoding MBL fold metallo-hydrolase — translation MAATLTFYGAVDEIGGNKILLKTSDGALLLDFGRRMNEYGRFFSDYIQARSKNALRDMLRLGILPKIDGVYTRYLVDMTSLFENPEVSKKVPFEEARDYWKTTDVSPCDPAKPAVDAVFVTHAHFDHIQDVSFLDPCIPVYCTEKTKVLAKAMTDVSVSGVDDQYYKLAKESTIKQKPAGYKTLCPEECAFCEEKEEEHPIIVDAKTKFAFTYDIAPRYRTFNTDMQGHVKGIEYKLIPVGHSVPGACSILLTLPGGKRVLYTGDIRFHGADEVSIDDYVKAVGGSVDIMITEGTRVDSENVLTEEQVGRDITEDIRCCEGLVLINFGWKDLTRFNTVYEAAKSNGRVLVVTPKLAYLLYEMHCNFPTKHQDPRTMDNLKVYLKREGDLLYSKADYDKYKMGYLHYHGRNVAKDDRNLVRIAERLDVGGEAGNPKNPLGATCAGLPYDYKDIYSLATHHLDNGVRAYQIRRTPRQYVLMFSFWDANELFDLIPLDGKHQTRYISASTEPFSEEMEIDERKMVHWMDFFSIACDYDVDEKGDKSFKRRHVSGHASKMELKEVIDRINPARIIPIHTENCGVFESLFASKVILPKYAQPIEI, via the coding sequence ATGGCAGCTACATTAACCTTCTATGGTGCAGTTGACGAAATCGGCGGAAACAAAATCCTCCTGAAAACAAGCGATGGAGCCCTCCTGCTGGATTTTGGGCGCCGCATGAACGAGTACGGAAGATTCTTCTCGGATTACATTCAGGCACGCTCCAAAAATGCCCTTCGTGACATGCTGAGGTTGGGGATTCTTCCAAAAATCGATGGAGTCTACACGCGTTACTTGGTGGATATGACCTCTTTATTTGAAAACCCTGAGGTAAGCAAAAAAGTTCCCTTTGAAGAGGCCCGGGATTACTGGAAAACCACCGATGTCTCCCCCTGCGACCCCGCAAAGCCAGCGGTTGATGCCGTCTTTGTAACGCATGCCCATTTTGATCACATCCAAGATGTTAGTTTTCTTGACCCATGCATCCCAGTTTACTGCACAGAAAAAACCAAAGTGCTAGCAAAAGCCATGACGGATGTTTCTGTTTCAGGGGTTGATGACCAATATTACAAGCTCGCCAAGGAGTCAACCATTAAGCAGAAGCCAGCGGGGTACAAGACGCTCTGTCCAGAGGAATGCGCGTTCTGCGAGGAAAAAGAGGAGGAGCACCCAATCATTGTTGACGCAAAAACAAAATTCGCATTCACTTATGACATAGCTCCACGATATCGAACTTTTAATACAGATATGCAGGGCCACGTGAAAGGCATAGAGTACAAGCTTATCCCCGTGGGGCACTCGGTACCTGGCGCATGCTCAATCCTGTTGACGCTGCCAGGTGGCAAACGGGTTCTCTATACAGGCGACATACGGTTCCACGGTGCAGATGAAGTTTCAATAGATGATTATGTCAAAGCCGTCGGTGGCTCAGTGGATATTATGATCACGGAGGGCACAAGGGTAGATTCGGAGAATGTCTTAACGGAGGAACAGGTCGGCAGAGACATAACCGAGGATATCAGATGCTGTGAGGGGCTTGTGCTGATTAACTTTGGCTGGAAGGACCTAACACGCTTTAACACCGTATATGAAGCCGCCAAAAGCAACGGTCGCGTCCTTGTGGTTACGCCTAAACTTGCATATTTGCTCTATGAGATGCACTGCAACTTCCCAACCAAACATCAAGACCCAAGAACGATGGATAACCTGAAAGTTTACCTCAAACGCGAAGGCGACCTGCTCTACTCCAAAGCAGACTATGACAAATACAAAATGGGGTACCTGCATTATCACGGCAGAAACGTAGCTAAAGACGACCGCAACCTTGTCCGCATAGCAGAACGACTCGACGTCGGCGGCGAAGCGGGGAACCCAAAAAATCCCCTGGGGGCAACATGCGCGGGGTTACCTTATGATTACAAAGATATCTACTCGCTGGCAACGCACCATTTAGACAACGGCGTTAGAGCCTACCAAATACGCAGAACCCCAAGGCAGTACGTCTTGATGTTCTCGTTCTGGGATGCAAATGAACTCTTCGACTTGATACCCCTTGACGGCAAACATCAAACCCGCTACATCTCGGCATCCACGGAGCCGTTTAGTGAAGAGATGGAAATTGACGAACGCAAAATGGTGCATTGGATGGACTTCTTTAGCATCGCCTGCGACTATGACGTTGACGAAAAGGGCGATAAATCGTTTAAGCGCAGGCATGTTTCGGGGCACGCATCAAAAATGGAACTTAAAGAAGTAATAGATAGAATAAACCCAGCCAGGATTATACCCATCCACACGGAGAATTGCGGAGTATTCGAAAGCTTGTTTGCATCAAAAGTTATTTTGCCGAAATATGCTCAGCCCATAGAGATTTGA